A single region of the candidate division WOR-3 bacterium genome encodes:
- a CDS encoding HD domain-containing protein: protein MKSQYINELKSGQLVKEKFLLTKKILREKKDGGFFTQIELSDRTGSMEGVAWDNVSDELKNIASGDFVFVTGSVGEYNERLRIVVNSIAKISEEDVEAEDFLPVVEENVEEVFAEIKLMLEQITNPYLQNLIQQFLNDEQFITHFKKAPAAKRAHHAEIGGLAVHTRNVMKLGIKTCEIFKFLNHDLVIAGSFLHDIGKIYEYAYNKKIDHTKNGRMLGHIIIGYEMITEKIARIPKFPEELRLKLLHMVVSHHGELEYGSPILPVFPEALALHFLDNLDSKLEMMHEEIKKNKGTLAAWSEYHPLLERVIYLGTEPQ from the coding sequence ATGAAAAGTCAATACATAAATGAACTGAAATCCGGCCAGCTGGTAAAAGAGAAATTTTTGCTCACCAAAAAAATCCTCAGGGAAAAAAAGGACGGAGGATTTTTTACCCAAATCGAACTAAGTGATCGCACCGGTTCGATGGAAGGTGTTGCATGGGATAATGTAAGCGATGAACTGAAAAATATCGCATCAGGTGATTTTGTTTTTGTCACAGGAAGTGTGGGTGAATATAACGAAAGGCTGCGCATTGTCGTAAATTCAATTGCAAAGATTTCTGAGGAAGATGTGGAGGCAGAGGATTTTCTTCCGGTGGTAGAAGAAAATGTTGAAGAAGTGTTCGCTGAGATAAAACTCATGCTTGAGCAAATAACCAATCCGTATCTCCAGAATTTAATCCAGCAGTTCCTTAACGATGAACAATTTATCACCCATTTTAAAAAAGCACCAGCCGCGAAAAGAGCACATCATGCTGAAATCGGTGGATTGGCAGTCCATACGCGGAATGTAATGAAACTGGGTATAAAAACTTGTGAGATATTTAAATTTTTAAATCACGATTTGGTCATTGCAGGTAGTTTTCTCCATGATATCGGGAAAATCTATGAGTATGCCTATAATAAAAAGATTGACCACACCAAAAATGGCCGCATGCTTGGACACATCATCATCGGTTATGAAATGATCACTGAAAAAATTGCCCGGATTCCTAAATTTCCTGAAGAATTGCGTTTGAAACTATTGCATATGGTGGTTTCTCATCATGGAGAGTTGGAATATGGTTCGCCTATCCTTCCGGTATTTCCCGAGGCACTGGCACTACACTTTTTAGATAATCTGGACTCCAAACTGGAAATGATGCATGAAGAGATTAAAAAAAATAAAGGGACGCTTGCGGCCTGGAGCGAATATCATCCCTTGCTGGAGAGGGTTATCTATTTGGGAACTGAACCTCAATGA